The DNA sequence AGGGATCTCCATCCTGTCCCCTGTGCTCGTGGCAGGGACAGAAGGTCCAACAGCTTTATGAACAGATGCGCCTTGAACTGAAGGCACTCGAGTAATTTTATGTTGTAGTGATGCCCTTGCTTGTTTAAGAGCCTCCAGCACACTACCCAAACCCTCAGATGGTTCATGTGGCACCATTGCATATAGGTCATTTCGGCTCACTGAAGCATCTCCTTTAGAATCAGATGAAGACACAGGTGCTGAGTGGCTTCCTGGGGATCCATTGGAAAGCGGCACATGATGGGAGCTATGTGAAGGTTTATAGGTTTCGAGCCTCCCATTGGAAAGTGGCACATGATGTGCTGAGTGGCTTCCTGGGGATCCATTGGAAAGTGGCACATGATGGGAGCTATGTGAAGGTTTATAGGTTTCAAGCCTATCTTGATTTTGCGACCCCATAGCCATAGGGAATGCAAATTCTTGGGCCTCGCATTCAGAAGCAAAACTACTACTGCTATTCTGAGCCGGTGTACCTCCGATATCAACACATGAAGGTGGCAGAACACCATTGGGCTGAGTGTTGGACGGTTCTTTAGAGAAGCAAACATCTGTAACCTCTGACTTTGCCTCTGGGGCATAGGAGGCAAGTGTCTCAGCAGGGTATGGAGCTTGTCCCTTGACCTCATCTCTCTCCTCAGTGACATCTGAGTGATTCCCAGGATCACATGAATCCTAAATAATTTATGAGGAAGTTAGAATCCAGTGGAAGAAGATTTCAAtaaatggggaaaaaaaaggtAATTGAGGAACTAAACACGTAAAAACTGGATTCATATACAAAAACTAGACTCAAACTGGGAGAAAGAAATCAGAAATGAATGCTTGCATGTAGCAAAACAGTAGTAGATCACAAGGGGAGGGATGCTTGCACCTTGTTCATCTTGAGGCAGGGGTAAAATGAAAAACTTATGGAGTGGAGCTAATGTCTAATAAAGACTTAAGACACCCATGCACTGAGGTCCAAATAATGCAGACGGAAAAGTAGCatctattaagaaaaattagttAGCTTCTGGAGAGTGGAGACTGATGGCCCTATTTGCCCAGGATAATGGCTTAGGTAAGTACCTcttatgcatatataaaataGGGATGATGACACATAAAATCAACCAGCAGTAAAATTAGTTTTTCTAAGGGCTAAATATTTTTGGTTGAATGCTAGCGACATGCTACCAAGTTCAAGCAAACCTTCCCATAAGCTCTTAACAGAAAAGCACTTCCTCCACTGAAAAGATGAGATGAAGGGTGTGGTTGTTATTCAAGACCCATTGTATGCATGTGTAACTTATGAATTGAAAGCAGAATCATTTAAATGGTTAAAATGGTGTAATGTGGCATACCCGTGGACTAGTATTATTTTCTCTGAACTTCTCTTCCCAGTCTCTTTGAGCCTTTTCCATTGCTTCATACCGGCCAATAAGTTGTGCCTGATCTTCTAGAGCTTTTTCCATGTCTTTGTCTTTTCCATATTCATTATAATCAAAGTCATTATTTCCTacttttttatgattttctaaGCTACCTGGGAATGGACTATCTCGTAAAACTTTCTCCTGGATTTCAGAACCTTCATTCAGCTCATTATTTGAGCTAATTGGAAAACCTTCCGAAGAGGCGGCCGCTCCATTTTCTTCAGAACCAACCTTGACAGGCTCTGTCTTGAACTCCTCATCAATAGATCTAGGAGAGCAAGAAAAACAACCATTAGTTTATTCTGGTAGAGAAGTGTGGGAACTTAATaggaataagaaaaatatagtgtATCTACGCAATACTTAACATGAACCAAGAAAGTTGGAGCAGAATCTGACAACcagatggaaggaaaaaaaactagTGAACTAAACAACCATCTTCTACTGGACATGAAATACTTCAATTCTAATTAACAACATTTTCACCAGAAAAATGTAGTATTGTTATAACCTCCTTTTTCTTTCCTACTTTTTTCCTCTATGGTTGTCCTTGTCATATATTACAGTCTGCGCATATCAAATAGAAACTTTATGAGATTGATGAAGTTGAGATAATCAAGTGTTATAGAGGCATTGTTATGGCTGTATCCAAGTTTTTGCAGAAGTACATTCTCATAAAACCATACactcattttcaaataatagaaaaaacCAGAATAAAATCAACTCCACGATTGAATTTCTCAGATTGATACAAtgggggaagaagaaaatagggATGTCATACCATTGATTggaatttaacaagaaaaaagaaccaAGGAAAATGAACTAACTTTGCCTCTCTGCGTCTTATCTGGCGGCATGATTTACCAGTACAATGATTTGGGGAAGAAGAACCATTGGAATTAAAACGGTTCCTTCTTTTAAGAGAAGATTCCTTGTACTTCTGAAGAGAACGTGGTGAATCATTGCGGCCTTTCCAAGACAAACTTCTACCGCGTACTGGAGAAGAATCAATGTCAGAACCTGAAAGTTCTTCTGATTTATTTCTACTGCCTTTTGAATTAATTGATCTCTCATCTTCTTTTGTAGATTTATGACCTGCTTCGGATTCATGTGGGGTTTCTTGGTCTGAGCTCAAATCAAAGTCTTCAGAAACATCACTTATTCCTTGATTCTCCAAAATGGCAAGAACGTCTGCTGTTGCCTTCTCAGCCCTCTTTCTTTGAAGAGACACAATCTTTAGCTGTTCCTCCAATTCTGCTacctaattaatatacataacCAACATCTTCACAATTACTGAAGGATGAAAGAGTGGCGGGAGAGATTTCTTCACTCAGTCAACTAGAAAAGGTTAACCCCACAGAATTCAGAAAATACATTTAACCATACCCTTTTTGCCAGCTCATCAGCTCTCTGTCTTGCACTTTTTGAGACAGATCGTTCGGACAGTAACCTTGCCCGAAGGAATTCAATAGTCATTGCAGGTGAGTCCTCCATGTCAGGATTTTTCCTGATAAACAAGGCCCGCCCAATCAAATAAAAGACTAAAAAATAATCCCAAAACTTATTTACATAATAGAAAACTCCCACATAattacctaattttttttttttacaagtacacATAATTACATAATTACTATACTGAACAAAACCACAATTCATCTTAGCTCTTTAATTTCTGAATAATTTCGAATCAAACTAAATTTCACTTTATCCAACAGTCTGCCAAGAAGTTTAACGGTCCTTACTGCTATTGCAtgacttttttttatctaaacaatatttttgtaataacaaaaaaaataccaaaaacctTTTTGATAGGTTAAAagattttttgataggtaaaaaaataacaaaaaacacTTATAAATtacttgtatttaaaaaaagaactaCACTTATGGGTAATGGATATGGATTCCACCATAAATCTAGATATGGAGCTGGAACCACAAttgttaaattaaaataagcaATGCGTACTTTACCAGCTAAGAAAAACCTCTATATTCTAGGACCATGGTTGGAGAATTTCCACTTTATTTGACGATCTACCAAGGAGTTTGCAAAACTTATCACTGATATTGTTTTACATACCCCCTAAAAAACACTTACAGGGAGTGTATAGGGATTCATTTCACCATAAATCGAGACATGATACTGGAACCACAGTTGTTGGAAAAAATTAGAGCAAAGCCCATTTCACCAGCACCATAAATTAAAGCAAAGTTGGATAGGAAGATCGCTAAGTATTGTAGCACCGTCATCTGAGAAATTCATACCAGACCTTAACTGAAAATTTCACTTACCCTCACTTCCGAGATAGAATCTGAATCCCCAAATTGTTAATATTTAAATGGAAACATTTTCTGATACATTAACCAAAACTAAAATAGACGGAAGTACAAAAATGGAATTAAATTCCAAATGAAGAATTCCAACTCAATCAAGCCAGTCAGTGGCGTTGAATCAGTTGATTTACaagctaattttttaaaataaatatgatagaaaaaatttattgttttgtttccctgCATTTCTTCAGAAATCAGTCAATGTGTAAGTTTTTTTGAATAAGCACGGTGGTGTGAGTTAAACCATAAATCCAGAAACTCTAAAGGATATACGATTCATAAGCAACTAAACCACAAAATAATTCCGGTTGATTGTTCCGTTCAATTATTCTATTTCTTAACTTCTCCGGACCTCTCTCGGAAATCAAACAAAAGGGTATCCGACAGAACCTAATGCAAATTCTCCCAACAAGTAACagttacaaaataaaagaatatacagCAGAAAACCATTATCCGAACTCACCACAAACAATTAAAACCCTAAGCAAAagcaccaaaatcaaagaaacgGAAATACCCAGATGGTCATTACCTCTGATCTTGCTGGTCTCGGTCAGAATTAAGCATTAGCAGAAAGATAAGCCCGCAAACAAAAAACCCCAACTTCAAAATCTACTTCTGCAACAAATAAAGACACAAAATCACTTTGCAAAGCAGCGCTTGTCTAgcataaaaataatgaattgaaCAGGACCCAAATGTGTGATTCACATAAAAAGCAGAGAAATGTGAGAATTTAAGGAGCTTCGGCCCTACCTCAGAAGGAAAACTCCATGAACCACAACAGCGAGGACTTTTACTTTCacttgcagagagagagagagagagagagagagtttggtcCATTTGGGTATGAACAGAGGAAGGTTCATTACTCGACCATTCGGAAGAAAACTGGGCCAAGTGGCAATGATTCTATAGGTCCAATAGGGAAGCTTTGCCTTGATTTCTGTCCTTCTATTCAGCTaacttttgtttttatctttaCTAATTTCTTTACTTTCTGGTTCTTTTCTGtgatttttatctttattttctagttagtcaaaactcaaaactaaaattaaaa is a window from the Carya illinoinensis cultivar Pawnee chromosome 14, C.illinoinensisPawnee_v1, whole genome shotgun sequence genome containing:
- the LOC122294352 gene encoding uncharacterized protein LOC122294352, whose protein sequence is MLNSDRDQQDQRKNPDMEDSPAMTIEFLRARLLSERSVSKSARQRADELAKRVAELEEQLKIVSLQRKRAEKATADVLAILENQGISDVSEDFDLSSDQETPHESEAGHKSTKEDERSINSKGSRNKSEELSGSDIDSSPVRGRSLSWKGRNDSPRSLQKYKESSLKRRNRFNSNGSSSPNHCTGKSCRQIRRREAKSIDEEFKTEPVKVGSEENGAAASSEGFPISSNNELNEGSEIQEKVLRDSPFPGSLENHKKVGNNDFDYNEYGKDKDMEKALEDQAQLIGRYEAMEKAQRDWEEKFRENNTSPRDSCDPGNHSDVTEERDEVKGQAPYPAETLASYAPEAKSEVTDVCFSKEPSNTQPNGVLPPSCVDIGGTPAQNSSSSFASECEAQEFAFPMAMGSQNQDRLETYKPSHSSHHVPLSNGSPGSHSAHHVPLSNGRLETYKPSHSSHHVPLSNGSPGSHSAPVSSSDSKGDASVSRNDLYAMVPHEPSEGLGSVLEALKQARASLQHKITRVPSVQGASVHKAVGPSVPATSTGDRMEIPVGCAGLFRVPTDFSVETSRQVNFLGSGSSTANYYPDKGAAVTAGGRFIPLLYLENGSGFSTSDRYLTSRYAETLPTVSTESPQFDPNLDRIQSSSSRYTNVSYPTHPSYPTYRSSLSYPELQPWMPSNEGFNRTFPSRAAGVPPTDKWFHDDHIRSNMYR